In a genomic window of Rhododendron vialii isolate Sample 1 chromosome 12a, ASM3025357v1:
- the LOC131310859 gene encoding protein DETOXIFICATION 29-like, with translation MVSVENSIIAGFGYGIMWGMGSALETLCGMAFGAGHLEMLGIYMQRSWVILNVTALGLMFLYIFATPVLKIMGETDEIAREAGMFSLWMIPQLFAYAMNYPLTKFLQAQGKFMAMAVISGFTLMLHAVFSWLLMLKLGWGMVGAAVVLNSSWWFIVLAELVYIFSGACGRAWTGFSWMAFQNLWGFLKLSLASGAMLALEMWYMMSLTLFAGYLTDAQVMSDASSICVNIMGWTIMAGNGFNSSISVRVSNELGAANPRAAKFSAMVVGVTSSLIGFFLLLVLVATAKLYPSLFSTDTQVKEIVYELTPLLGLAILVYNFQLSLAGVAIGAGWQAYVAYVNLGCYYFVGIPMCLLMAFKFNMGIQGIWGGILIGSILEAFILMWIIYRTNWDKEASIAGDRLQHWG, from the exons ATGGTTTCAGTCGAGAACTCCATCATCGCTGGGTTTGGTTATGGCATCATG tgggGCATGGGAAGTGCACTAGAAACCCTTTGCGGGATGGCATTCGGAGCGGGTCACCTCGAGATGCTTGGGATCTACATGCAAAGATCGTGGGTCATCCTCAATGTCACTGCTCTGGGCCTGATGTTCCTTTACATCTTCGCGACGCCAGTGCTGAAAATCATGGGCGAGACAGACGAAATCGCGAGGGAAGCCGGAATGTTTTCGCTGTGGATGATTCCGCAGCTCTTCGCTTATGCGATGAACTACCCGCTCACGAAGTTTCTGCAGGCGCAGGGCAAGTTCATGGCCATGGCGGTGATATCGGGGTTCACGCTGATGCTGCATGCTGTCTTCAGTTGGCTTTTGATGCTGAAGTTAGGGTGGGGAATGGTGGGGGCAGCGGTTGTGCTGAATTCGTCGTGGTGGTTCATTGTGCTGGCTGAACTAGTTTATATTTTCTCTGGGGCATGTGGTCGAGCTTGGACTGGATTTTCATGGATGGCCTTCCAAAATCTCTGGGGATTTCTCAAGTTATCTCTTGCATCTGGCGCAATGCTCGC CTTGGAAATGTGGTACATGATGTCGCTAACTCTCTTTGCTGGATACTTAACGGATGCTCAAGTTATGTCAGATGCATCCTCCATATG TGTAAACATCATGGGTTGGACAATTATGGCAGGAAATGgattcaattcatccataag TGTGCGGGTGTCAAATGAATTGGGCGCAGCCAACCCCAGAGCAGCCAAATTCTCAGCAATGGTGGTCGGAGTGACGTCCTCTCTGATAGGTTTCTTCCTCCTGCTTGTTCTTGTCGCCACCGCAAAGCTGTACCCCTCCTTGTTTTCAACCGATACCCAAGTCAAAGAGATTGTATACGAACTCACACCGTTGCTTGGACTCGCCATTCTTGTTTACAATTTTCAATTATCTCTCGCAG GGGTGGCCATTGGGGCAGGGTGGCAAGCCTACGTCGCATATGTGAACCTAGGGTGTTACTATTTTGTTGGGATTCCAATGTGTCTGCTTATGGCATTCAAGTTCAACATGGGCATTCAG GGAATTTGGGGGGGAATTCTGATAGGATCAATTCTagaggctttcattctcatgTGGATCATATACAGAACAAATTGGGATAAGGAG GCCTCTATTGCTGGAGACAGGTTACAACACTGGGGTTAA
- the LOC131310857 gene encoding protein DETOXIFICATION 29-like isoform X2 gives MENGEQPLLSSIEDESHNSQIHDHVGSSTGIQYFFREICVESKKLWYLAAPAIFTSICQYSLGAITQVFAGQLGTTELAMVSVENSIIAGFGSGIMWGMGSALETLCGIAFGAGHLEMLGIYMQRSWIILNVTALLLMFLYIFATPVLKIIGETDEISEEAGIFSLWMIPQLFAYAMNYPLTKFLQAQSKFMAMAVISAVTMVLHTVFSWLLMLKLGWGMVGAAVVLNLSWWFIVLAELVYIFSGACGRAWTGFSWMAFQNLWGFLKLSLASALMLALEIWYMMALALFAGYLKDAEVSVDASSICVRVSNELGAAQPRAAKFSAVVVGATSSLVGLFLALVLIVSAKQYPSLFSTDAQVKELVYELTPLLGVAILLYNLQFALAGVAIGAGWQSYVAYVNLGCYYLVGIPTCLLMAFKFNMGIQGIWWGVLVGSVLEASIISWIMYKTDWNKEASIAGDKLQQWGGKTINDTEF, from the exons ATGGAAAATGGTGAGCAACCACTTCTATCATCGATTGAGGATGAGTCCCATAATTCACAGATTCACGATCACGTTGGATCCAGCACCGGAATCCAATACTTTTTCAGGGAAATCTGCGTGGAGTCAAAGAAGCTTTGGTACTTAGCCGCTCCGGCAATCTTCACTTCCATTTGCCAATACTCACTCGGTGCCATTACTCAAGTATTTGCTGGGCAACTCGGAACTACCGAACTCGCTATGGTTTCGGTTGAGAACTCCATCATCGCTGGATTTGGTTCTGGCATCATG TGGGGCATGGGAAGTGCACTAGAAACCCTTTGTGGGATAGCATTCGGAGCAGGTCACCTCGAGATGCTTGGGATTTACATGCAAAGATCGTGGATTATCCTCAACGTCACTGCTCTGTTGCTGATGTTTCTTTATATTTTCGCAACACCAGTGCTGAAAATCATCGGCGAAACAGACGAAATCTCAGAGGAAGCAGGCATTTTTTCGCTGTGGATGATCCCGCAGCTCTTCGCTTACGCGATGAACTACCCGCTTACAAAGTTTCTGCAGGCACAGAGCAAGTTCATGGCCATGGCCGTGATATCGGCGGTCACGATGGTGTTGCATACTGTCTTCAGTTGGCTTTTGATGTTGAAGTTAGGGTGGGGAATGGTGGGGGCAGCAGTTGTGCTGAATTTATCGTGGTGGTTCATTGTGCTGGCTGAACTAGTTTATATTTTCTCTGGGGCATGTGGTCGAGCTTGGACTGGATTTTCATGGATGGCCTTTCAAAATCTTTGGGGATTTCTCAAGTTATCTCTTGCATCTGCCTTAATGCTCGC ATTGGAAATTTGGTACATGATGGCACTAGCTCTCTTTGCTGGATATTTAAAGGATGCTGAAGTTTCGGTAGATGCATCATCCATATG TGTAAGGGTGTCAAACGAACTGGGTGCAGCCCAACCCAGAGCAGCCAAATTCTCAGCGGTGGTGGTCGGAGCGACTTCCTCTCTCGTAGGTCTCTTCCTCGCCCTTGTTCTCATCGTCTCTGCGAAGCAGTACCCTTCCTTGTTCTCAACTGATGCCCAAGTCAAAGAGCTTGTATACGAGCTCACCCCACTGCTAGGAGTCGCCATTCTTCTTTACAATCTGCAATTTGCTCTCGCAG GGGTGGCCATTGGGGCAGGGTGGCAATCCTACGTCGCATATGTGAACCTGGGGTGTTACTATTTGGTTGGGATTCCAACGTGTCTGCTTATGGCTTTCAAGTTCAACATGGGGATTCAG GGAATCTGGTGGGGAGTTCTGGTAGGATCAGTTCTAGAAGCCTCGATTATCTCGTGGATCATGTACAAAACTGATTGGAATAAGGAG GCTTCTATTGCTGGAGACAAGTTGCAACAATGGGGCGGAAAAACAATTAATGACACAGAATTTTAA
- the LOC131310857 gene encoding protein DETOXIFICATION 29-like isoform X3, translating into MENGEQPLLSSIEDESHNSQIHDHVGSSTGIQYFFREICVESKKLWYLAAPAIFTSICQYSLGAITQVFAGQLGTTELAMVSVENSIIAGFGSGIMWGMGSALETLCGIAFGAGHLEMLGIYMQRSWIILNVTALLLMFLYIFATPVLKIIGETDEISEEAGIFSLWMIPQLFAYAMNYPLTKFLQAQSKFMAMAVISAVTMVLHTVFSWLLMLKLGWGMVGAAVVLNLSWWFIVLAELVYIFSGACGRAWTGFSWMAFQNLWGFLKLSLASALMLALEIWYMMALALFAGYLKDAEVSVDASSICINILGWTIMSGSGLNAAVSVRVSNELGAAQPRAAKFSAVVVGATSSLVGLFLALVLIVSAKQYPSLFSTDAQVKELVYELTPLLGVAILLYNLQFALAGVAIGAGWQSYVAYVNLGCYYLVGIPTCLLMAFKFNMGIQASIAGDKLQQWGGKTINDTEF; encoded by the exons ATGGAAAATGGTGAGCAACCACTTCTATCATCGATTGAGGATGAGTCCCATAATTCACAGATTCACGATCACGTTGGATCCAGCACCGGAATCCAATACTTTTTCAGGGAAATCTGCGTGGAGTCAAAGAAGCTTTGGTACTTAGCCGCTCCGGCAATCTTCACTTCCATTTGCCAATACTCACTCGGTGCCATTACTCAAGTATTTGCTGGGCAACTCGGAACTACCGAACTCGCTATGGTTTCGGTTGAGAACTCCATCATCGCTGGATTTGGTTCTGGCATCATG TGGGGCATGGGAAGTGCACTAGAAACCCTTTGTGGGATAGCATTCGGAGCAGGTCACCTCGAGATGCTTGGGATTTACATGCAAAGATCGTGGATTATCCTCAACGTCACTGCTCTGTTGCTGATGTTTCTTTATATTTTCGCAACACCAGTGCTGAAAATCATCGGCGAAACAGACGAAATCTCAGAGGAAGCAGGCATTTTTTCGCTGTGGATGATCCCGCAGCTCTTCGCTTACGCGATGAACTACCCGCTTACAAAGTTTCTGCAGGCACAGAGCAAGTTCATGGCCATGGCCGTGATATCGGCGGTCACGATGGTGTTGCATACTGTCTTCAGTTGGCTTTTGATGTTGAAGTTAGGGTGGGGAATGGTGGGGGCAGCAGTTGTGCTGAATTTATCGTGGTGGTTCATTGTGCTGGCTGAACTAGTTTATATTTTCTCTGGGGCATGTGGTCGAGCTTGGACTGGATTTTCATGGATGGCCTTTCAAAATCTTTGGGGATTTCTCAAGTTATCTCTTGCATCTGCCTTAATGCTCGC ATTGGAAATTTGGTACATGATGGCACTAGCTCTCTTTGCTGGATATTTAAAGGATGCTGAAGTTTCGGTAGATGCATCATCCATATG TATAAACATTCTGGGTTGGACAATTATGTCAGGATCTGGACTCAATGCAGCCGTAAG TGTAAGGGTGTCAAACGAACTGGGTGCAGCCCAACCCAGAGCAGCCAAATTCTCAGCGGTGGTGGTCGGAGCGACTTCCTCTCTCGTAGGTCTCTTCCTCGCCCTTGTTCTCATCGTCTCTGCGAAGCAGTACCCTTCCTTGTTCTCAACTGATGCCCAAGTCAAAGAGCTTGTATACGAGCTCACCCCACTGCTAGGAGTCGCCATTCTTCTTTACAATCTGCAATTTGCTCTCGCAG GGGTGGCCATTGGGGCAGGGTGGCAATCCTACGTCGCATATGTGAACCTGGGGTGTTACTATTTGGTTGGGATTCCAACGTGTCTGCTTATGGCTTTCAAGTTCAACATGGGGATTCAG GCTTCTATTGCTGGAGACAAGTTGCAACAATGGGGCGGAAAAACAATTAATGACACAGAATTTTAA
- the LOC131310857 gene encoding protein DETOXIFICATION 29-like isoform X1 — protein MENGEQPLLSSIEDESHNSQIHDHVGSSTGIQYFFREICVESKKLWYLAAPAIFTSICQYSLGAITQVFAGQLGTTELAMVSVENSIIAGFGSGIMWGMGSALETLCGIAFGAGHLEMLGIYMQRSWIILNVTALLLMFLYIFATPVLKIIGETDEISEEAGIFSLWMIPQLFAYAMNYPLTKFLQAQSKFMAMAVISAVTMVLHTVFSWLLMLKLGWGMVGAAVVLNLSWWFIVLAELVYIFSGACGRAWTGFSWMAFQNLWGFLKLSLASALMLALEIWYMMALALFAGYLKDAEVSVDASSICINILGWTIMSGSGLNAAVSVRVSNELGAAQPRAAKFSAVVVGATSSLVGLFLALVLIVSAKQYPSLFSTDAQVKELVYELTPLLGVAILLYNLQFALAGVAIGAGWQSYVAYVNLGCYYLVGIPTCLLMAFKFNMGIQGIWWGVLVGSVLEASIISWIMYKTDWNKEASIAGDKLQQWGGKTINDTEF, from the exons ATGGAAAATGGTGAGCAACCACTTCTATCATCGATTGAGGATGAGTCCCATAATTCACAGATTCACGATCACGTTGGATCCAGCACCGGAATCCAATACTTTTTCAGGGAAATCTGCGTGGAGTCAAAGAAGCTTTGGTACTTAGCCGCTCCGGCAATCTTCACTTCCATTTGCCAATACTCACTCGGTGCCATTACTCAAGTATTTGCTGGGCAACTCGGAACTACCGAACTCGCTATGGTTTCGGTTGAGAACTCCATCATCGCTGGATTTGGTTCTGGCATCATG TGGGGCATGGGAAGTGCACTAGAAACCCTTTGTGGGATAGCATTCGGAGCAGGTCACCTCGAGATGCTTGGGATTTACATGCAAAGATCGTGGATTATCCTCAACGTCACTGCTCTGTTGCTGATGTTTCTTTATATTTTCGCAACACCAGTGCTGAAAATCATCGGCGAAACAGACGAAATCTCAGAGGAAGCAGGCATTTTTTCGCTGTGGATGATCCCGCAGCTCTTCGCTTACGCGATGAACTACCCGCTTACAAAGTTTCTGCAGGCACAGAGCAAGTTCATGGCCATGGCCGTGATATCGGCGGTCACGATGGTGTTGCATACTGTCTTCAGTTGGCTTTTGATGTTGAAGTTAGGGTGGGGAATGGTGGGGGCAGCAGTTGTGCTGAATTTATCGTGGTGGTTCATTGTGCTGGCTGAACTAGTTTATATTTTCTCTGGGGCATGTGGTCGAGCTTGGACTGGATTTTCATGGATGGCCTTTCAAAATCTTTGGGGATTTCTCAAGTTATCTCTTGCATCTGCCTTAATGCTCGC ATTGGAAATTTGGTACATGATGGCACTAGCTCTCTTTGCTGGATATTTAAAGGATGCTGAAGTTTCGGTAGATGCATCATCCATATG TATAAACATTCTGGGTTGGACAATTATGTCAGGATCTGGACTCAATGCAGCCGTAAG TGTAAGGGTGTCAAACGAACTGGGTGCAGCCCAACCCAGAGCAGCCAAATTCTCAGCGGTGGTGGTCGGAGCGACTTCCTCTCTCGTAGGTCTCTTCCTCGCCCTTGTTCTCATCGTCTCTGCGAAGCAGTACCCTTCCTTGTTCTCAACTGATGCCCAAGTCAAAGAGCTTGTATACGAGCTCACCCCACTGCTAGGAGTCGCCATTCTTCTTTACAATCTGCAATTTGCTCTCGCAG GGGTGGCCATTGGGGCAGGGTGGCAATCCTACGTCGCATATGTGAACCTGGGGTGTTACTATTTGGTTGGGATTCCAACGTGTCTGCTTATGGCTTTCAAGTTCAACATGGGGATTCAG GGAATCTGGTGGGGAGTTCTGGTAGGATCAGTTCTAGAAGCCTCGATTATCTCGTGGATCATGTACAAAACTGATTGGAATAAGGAG GCTTCTATTGCTGGAGACAAGTTGCAACAATGGGGCGGAAAAACAATTAATGACACAGAATTTTAA